GCCGTCGCCGACGGACGAAAAGTCCCCTACGACGACTTCGACGCGATTCGGCGAATCGACGCGCCCATGGGGATCGTCTCCAGCAACCAGCAGGCGACGATCGACTACGTTCTCGACCACCTCGACGCCGCCGAGTTGTTCGGAACGGCCTACGGGCGCGAACCCTCGCTCACGAGTCTCCACCGCAAGAAACCCGAACCCTACTATCTCGAACTGGCGATGTCCGATCTCGGCGTCGAATCGCCGCTGTTCGTCGGCGACAGTGACAGCGACATCGCCGCTGCCAATGCAGCGGGTGTCGATTCGGCGTTCATCCGTCGCGACCACCGTGCGGACCACACGCCCTCGCCCGACCCGACACACGAAGTGTCCGGCCTCGACGACTTGCTCGCCATCGACGGCGTTCCCGTCGTCGACGACGTGACCGCTGCTGACGGGGAGGCGCTCCGATGACTCGCGTCCCGCACGTCGGACTCGGAA
The genomic region above belongs to Haloferax marinisediminis and contains:
- a CDS encoding HAD family hydrolase, with product MYDSVIFDHDGVLTTLVDISLLQDATWAAFDELGVVDPDPDHVRQMVINVSLEDVHTVAGAYDLDPETLFRVRDEFSSSYQCDAVADGRKVPYDDFDAIRRIDAPMGIVSSNQQATIDYVLDHLDAAELFGTAYGREPSLTSLHRKKPEPYYLELAMSDLGVESPLFVGDSDSDIAAANAAGVDSAFIRRDHRADHTPSPDPTHEVSGLDDLLAIDGVPVVDDVTAADGEALR